TGGGGAAAtaatggtggtggtggtgatgggGTTTCGGTTTCTTCGCCTATGGTGTTCAAGCCGGTGAATTTGGACTTTGACCAATGTACCCCTGTGAAAGCGAGGAATGGGGGTTTTCAACATGTGGCAATGTCGTCACCTTTGGTTAGAGGGAAGGTTGGGAGAGAGGGCACTCCGGTTTCTGCTGTTAGGTGCTCTGTTGGTGGAGGGCTTCTTGCCAAGATGAGTGATGTGAAAGGGGAAAGTCCTGCATTGATGAGGAAAAGCTGCGTGCTTCTCTCTTCCAATGGCAAGTTTAGTAGAAGCAAGAGTGTTTCTGAACGAGAACATAGAATCCCTGCTGCTAGCCCCTTCAAGTCAGCTGTAGGtacatttttcttttcctctttcaTTGTTCACATGAATGCTCGCTTTTACAACAATCATACATTCTTTATTCTATCACACATTTCTGTATCTGATATACTTTCTGGGTCACATGGTGTACTATTATTACAGTTTAAGGTTTCTTCTCACACATCATGAACAACAATagtattttacttttaaaaacaattttactaAATTAGTCTCACTTAGTATATTGTCTTATTCAAACAATATTGTCTTTATGGAATGTACATGTAAGTTGAAATTATGCAATTTTTGTTAGTAGTGGTAGGCTTGTGTGACTGAAAGTGGTGAATTTCACGTGCAGGAGAAGAAAAGTGGGACTCCGCCACCGCGGTTGAAGAATGCAAGAGTGGGGGCTTCCTCTGGGGATGCCAATTGTCAAAATCACAATCTGGACTCAAATTTCACTTTTCAACCCCAATCTCAGTCTACTACTAATTCAGCTTTTGATAATTGCAACAACCTTAGCCTCCCTGTGAATTTACCTGGAAAGCTTAGCTCGCTGGGGAAGGTAGAATCATCAATTCTGTTTGGCTTTTTGCCCTTTTGGTTCAATGGTTGAATAGAACTTGCATTTTGCTTGGCAGGAAGCTGTGCAACAGAGAGAAGTGGCTCAGAAGATTGCCCTTCAAGCTTTAAGAGATGCTTCAGCTACTGAGACAGTAGTTCGGTCCCTCAAGTATACTTCTTTCttgaataaattatgtttaaagaCTGCACGAGTCAGTCAATGCATTTAGAGAAATAAAGACAACTTGAAAGGTTTCCATAACAAAGGATAAAAAAGAGAGATTGTTTATCTTTTGAAGACAAAAAGCTAATAGTAGTAGCTCTTCCCTCCATTCTATTTTAATTGTGCTTTGCATACTGATGCAGAAtgtcttgtttgttttgttttctttcagGATGTTCTCAAATTTGTGCAAGTCAGCTCGAAGTGATGCTCCTGCGGCTTGTTTTGAACGGTTTTTGGAATTCCATAACGAGATTGTGCAAGCAGTTAATGAAATGGTGTCCATACAAGCTGCTACTTCAGCTTCAGAGTTGTCTCAGAAACCTGAGAAGCAAGAACCGCAGGTTTTGCATGAAGTAGTGGAGAACTACGACCATTCTGGGAACAGTGAATCAAACTTGTCCAAAAGAAGGGGTACTCTGTACAAATCAATGGCAGTCATTCCTGAAAAGCACGAGCAAAAGGCAAACACGGGGAGGCCCCTGAGATCCAGTACTAACCAAAAGGAGATTTTGGAGAAGAAAGGTTCTACCCCGTTCACAAAGATGCCTCTGGAACCTATTATTGAAAATGATGAGAATAAGAAACCAGGGGGATCATGCAACTTAAGCAACACAATCAAACTGGGAAAACAGATTGAAACAGAAGCTGGAAATTGGTTTATGGAGTTCATTGAGAAGGCCTTGGAAACGGGTTTGAAGAAAACCAAAGATGCATCAGATGTGAGGAAAGTTCCTCAGTCTCTCATACTGAAAGTTATGAATTGGGTGGAGGTAGAACAGTACCATAGCAACAAGAGGCCAAGTCATCCTAAAGCAGCACAAGTTGCTCGAAAGTTgagaataaagatgaaaaatccTTGACATTCAAAAGGGTGAAAAATTGCTGGTTACATGTGTGTATGTGTGTGGAATAGCAGTTACTGTGAGTCTTTCTTTAGAAATCAATTATATTGTCACGTGCCACTTAGGTTGACAAATGTTTgcaattctttattattttcgTTATTATTGTATACATATATAGATGATGTTgcaattctttattattttcgTTGCCTTTCTCTCAACTTCAAAAGCACACAAAAATCCATAGTGATTGGGAATTAATTTGAAGcctaagataaaaaatttagaaaattagatattaattttctagatttttgaacaacaaaatttattttatatagtgtgtaatatttatattgatgagttaacttcttttaaaatatcttttagtacttttaattttgaaaataaatcaagacaccaaattttagaaaaaaccaGGACTTTTCTTTAATTCATTTCACTTAAAGGTTTAAATTTTTTGGATTCAAATAAAAACCAGTAAATGTTTTCATATCATACAAATTGTTCAAATAAATTCTTAAAAGAGATAAATTGATCTACTAATATAAAAAACTATTCAATAAGAAAAGAATCTTTAATGTTTGGTATCATCAATAACGTGTTTCATTAAAACGTCATTTTTTAGGAATTCTATGTTTATCATGACACTTAGATTCTATATTGTATTTCAATAGCTATAAAACCAttttctttatagtttctttaaattataaaatcatgCCTCTTAAATTATATATAGCGACATATATATACCCCTTAAAAAATTTACTATCGTAAATAAAATGTCAAacaaaatttttatttcaaataaaattcaaattttcaattttataagtTGCTAACATGTGActtcagttttttatttttagataaatattttgataatgGAAATAAAACATCTCTTATCTTTGACATTTTGAAACTTTATTGGTTTAATACTTTCAATTCTACTTTTCTATGAAGTTTGAGAGaaagattttataaaatatttgaataaattatCTTGCAAAATAAAAATCCATCCTTTGGTAAGCAAATAATGAATAAGTACGTCATGAAACCTAAAAAAGAAATAGTTCTATTTCAGATTAATTCACTACATAATGTAAAACTATATTCTAATTATAACATCTAAATAATGGCTTAATAGGTCATTTCATTACATTCATTGTAAGTTGGTTTCATCTTATTTCAAATACGTTTAAAAGTACTACTTCTTAAGAAAATGTGTCAATATAGTTTCTTCTAACATTAATCACATTAACtaatttttaatcaaatttgaAGAGTAAAGATGTTTTTCCTTTGTTTCACTATTAAATCCTTTCATCAATGATTGAAAAAAGTTGTTTTCCACCACTTTTTCAACATTATTGTGTTTATGTTCATacacaaacaaaaattatatatatatatattcaacaaAATACGAAAAATTATATCACAGAAAAACACACGTTGTAGTTAGGATAAGTACAACATTGTTTTCCTAAATTCTCAACAGTTATGGTTGTTATCAACATTGCCAAATCTCTACAAAGGCAAATAAGGATGAGATTCCACCTTCTACTTTCACATCCATtacatcaaacatcatgtgAATGAAATCATGCATTGGTATTCATTTATAGGAAGGATATTTTCTCTAAGCTTTGGACTCCTTGAAAATGAATCTTGAAAAATGTCATTCGAGTATTGAATTAATACCCATACCAATAACCCTTTGGTGCTTAAGGCTTAAGTCAGTAAGAGAATAAATGATATTAACGCTATAATAAACAAGTATGAGCTAAGAAGTTTCCTACAAAGTTAAGCATTATTAGTTATTATGGATGTTGGTAAAGATGAACTACATTAAATGCAACAACTATATTCAAGCTCGATAGACACAAGTGAGTTATTAAACCACCTAGGAGAACTAGGAGAGAAAGCTTAAACATTGTACTCATCGTTAGACGCAAGCCTCCCTAGTATTCATACACAATGATCAAATGATCATTCAAACATTCAATCTTTCTTATGTTAGCCAATAGTGGCTAAAGGATACAATAATGCTCATTCATCCAATAATGGCTTGAGTAAAGAATATTCCTTGACAAGGTCAACTAGGACTGACTACAATCCAAAAGAATACTTGGTTAGTCAAGAGTGTTCAAATGTAAAGAATATTCAACGTCAGTCGATAATGGCTTAAGTAAAGAATGTTCAATGTTAGCCAAGAGTAACTTGAGTAAAGAACACTCGATGTTAGCCAGGAGTGGCTTGAGCAAAGATTACTCAAGGAGTTAGTCAATAGTGGCTAAGAGCCTAAAGAATACCAAATTAAGCCAGGAGTGACTTGTGTCAATAATACTCAGGACTATAGCCAAGAGTGACCATAAATACTTGAGTGTACTTCACAATAGTAGTCTGCATAGTTGAAATTGACTTGTTGGTCAATAACTGTATGTAGTTTTTCGCGGCAGACAAACTAGTATAAATAGTTGTGCATACTTTTCTTCTCTCTTATCCCTTTTGtattatatgttattattgAATAAACTAACCTAAGAAGGAAAGTTATTGTGAAAGTATGTTCTAATAACGTATTTATTAAAAGTTTTTTAATActaagtttttaaattagtgatTGGTCAAACACAAGAACCACAATCAGATCTCTTgatatgaaaacaaaattctaTTGATTACGATAGACACAATGTTTTACTACTATCGTAATCAATAGAATTCAGCTTTcatataagtttttaaaatatctttatctGATCAAACATGTAATTGTTTGTTGGGGTTGCATCGTTTGAAGTCCATTAGACGTAACATGTTgacaaacttttataaaaatatacttCATCATGTTAGTCTACTACTACAAAGTTGCACAACTTAACTTGCACATGTATAAGCTTATCAGATGAAACACTGGCCATATGATATCTTAACCGAATGTTTCGTCTAAAGACTAATAGTAAAACTATGCTTGtgacaaattttctttttagaaattAATCAAATTACAATTCAACTTTCCCTTCTTGTGATTTTCCTATTTTCACAAATGTCAGATTGGTTGAAAACGAGATACACTCAAACTTATGATTTAATTATGAGGAGACATtaacatcaataaaaaatatgaatacaaTATGAgttatgttttgttttatgaGTTCATTTTGGTTTATACTTACGTAATCGGATGTGAATAATGTTTTTTATGGAGTTTTAGAAGAGATATGTGTGGAGGTTCATCTAGGTTTTGAAACTTACAATTAAAGGAACAAAGTATATCTCTTAAATAAGGTTTTAAGTAATCAACAAGAACATGATTTGAAAGATTTGTGAAGCAAAGAGATAATACTTTATTCATGACACGCTTTGTTTGAAGTAAACTCATTACACTGGTGATATAAGTGAATGTTATTATTGCAAGAGACTATGAAAATTTTGGCTTAAAAGGACTAGTTGGCAATCCAATTTGAAATGCAACACTTGAGAAAACTCAAGTATTTCTTTGGAATAAAGTTTGCTTCTTCCAAAAAGGGGATTTTTCATCTCCAAAAGAAAAGTAAGTACTTGATCtccttaaataaatatataagtgggtatgTATAACTTTAGGAGTTTTCTATTAAACACAATCATAACATTGGAACATAAGAGAGTTCTCTTGTAGAAAAAACTCAATACTATAGATTGATAGGAAAACTTACTTATGTACCACACATGATACAAACATGTAATTAGTGTAGTAAGCTTAGGAAATGGGATAATCTTTAGGGAAGAGGATAAAGTGTATCATTGTAATGCAAAAGATGGATTATGAGCCCTGATACAACCCAATTAGACAAGGAGATAACCAAGTACAAACAaacacttcacaattaagtcAGTCATCTCAACATCCAAGACAAGACCCCACCAAACTTCAGAAGGacctcagcagaagaagaagtAGACATAGGTCagagcatcaaatgttctttcttctggtctttttaaaagacaagtttatgaaaataaattggactcactttgggggtccaaatagaagaatgaGGTAGAGTAGGGTTTACTTAGCATAAATGAAGGGTGtacttagcataaattgggCTTGTGTCAAGCCCACATTTCATGACAAGTGCTTataggtttagggtttttttgacctaccttctagaaggtttctcacaaatgacactcCTACCCCTCTATCATGTTCTCCAAGACACTCTCTCCTACAAATagagtgtcttgcctcatgtattagGCACTTGaatattgaaaagaaaagaaactttgcttgagtgattagtgagctttgtcttctaaattgttcttgagtcttatcttgagagtaaTTCACCTCAAGTGGCAGTTCCTGATGAGAATGCAATAACAAGATTTATGCTCACTaccatctaccccatcatgcatatacatagctcgtttagaagggcaattagaagcaatatgtccatagcttaagcatttaaaacacttcttactagatgatttaggtggtgatttaggcctagaattggaagtggaaggcttaaactctctaggtttgaaagtagagtccttagaagggatatttgaaaaaaagttatttttgtttttccaagaagagtggtaggaGTTATCCTTAGaataatttttgaaagcatttttccttgcaagttgattttcaattttactagcaaggtgcaccacattttccaaagaagaatattcttgtaactctaccacatcttgaatgtcccttcgaagggcactcacaaacctagctatcttagcttcctcactctcatccatattaactcgaattaaaagcgtgtctagttgtttaaagtaatcatccacacttagcgtgccttgatgaaaccgttggagtttcaacataaggtctttcctaaagtgtgggggtacgaatctagcgcgtaaacatgctttcaaatcgttccaagagaccacgggcggcctcttgtgtaggtcaatgtccatgagatattgatgccaccattgcatggcatagtccaaaaattctaaagctAATCtgaccctatgctcatccctaaccccatttacatcaaaaatttggtcaaccttagcctcccatcctaagtatacattgggatcactttcaccactaaaactaggaagttttacattaggagaacaagggccagccacatgttggcgcctctcttcatggtgatgatgtcttggtcgtgcattgtcttcataataaccatgagaagaatgagagtgccttgaagaatgttGAAGAGGAGGATGAGGTCttctctcacggttttgatgTATTTCTTCACGgcttaactccaaactttggagccttgcctccatttgccttatcacatcaagatagtgagcattggattgcttggcattctttaagtcttcaaaaagggctgccttttggggtgagcacggtttggaggactctccactagaaaaatgagccatgataaaaaaatacaaaaaacagaaaacaaacagtgaaagaaacttgttagacaaataaaagtgagatataggttgctggaaaatgcccaagaaagtacTCAAGCCACTCCAAGAAAGTAtgctgtcctcaaccaagcctttcttgtggaatggaggagcttcaaatgaaataatgtcacagcaaaccaacttacttaagaacaagtctccacacaacttttagaagaacaaaaaagacaagcaagaaaaggtataaacaagaaaagctaaaccaaaaacagaaagcaatgtatgacaaactagaaagaatatgaatgaaagacaagcaagaaaataaggaactcaatgaataaagaaggcacaccaaaagagtcctaaagaaaagtgctagagtagattgaaggaaacagaaaacagctactggaaaaaaaaatttaaatgcaaactgtgctatgtttacagatttaaatggaatgattgaaagcgaactggaatgtgaaaaattaaccacagaaacttcaatgtcttaactcaataatggcactggaatgaggtaaaaacagtaagccaattgagagaaataaatttttcaaaattgctgcccaattaccgtattcttttcggcagtattgtacactttccgtattttatttatcattttttgtgtacttggaatttttgagtaattcttttttctatgattttgtaacactttgaagaatgtaaatccaaattttcacaaatttccagtgagccaattaattgcagtaaattgaaaacagtagcacgtttgtaagaaaacagagtatcctatttaggaatgaaaaacagtatgatgaactagcaaagacataatggaaattgtgtaaaggaacttgtatagaatgaaaatacaagcataaactcaaatctaaaattgaaaatgcacaaaggatcaagcaaaaaaattcaaaaacagaaagtaaaccaaagcaagaaacaatcaaagcaataaaagtactgttccagccggttgacctgggacgtctttgtgcgcgacctcacccgtcagctagggactccttcccactggttacctgtggattcctgcaaagaaggacaaaagggcgccctagcggccgtttgcactccgacgctcaagtcagctagcaagaaacaccaaaactatgcacctccgtatcggagcaccgtgactggcactctgaaggtggtctaaTGAAACTGTGTACTGTGTAtctttctccctctggcaaacaacctctctctctctagtcccttgtccgtaatctcaaggctcgagcaagcaactagagtgtattctgggaaagtctgccaaaagttccaaccccgtttccaacattcaaagcgctatttaagctactccagcattcaaagcgccttaaagcgcatttaattattaaacgtagcgcatttaagacgtttaaaccgcttgggagcatttatagtaccttaaacgctcgaaatggaaactgtattaaataactttaattaccttgtacctgacaaaatggcgtttctaatCTGACTTGGCTACTGTACACGTGGaaggcctcacagcgccgtgaccccatctgagggtatctcctcgtgtgagtcctcctacctgggagtgcatctgcgctaggggtgactctttgggtgtcaactcatgcccccaaacatctagtcactcactttgagagcgtatctaccttcctctcataccctgcacccggctaccctgggcgtgaccctcctcatgagtcgtatctatcccaagggcgtctctggggcggcaggggcacttcacaagtcaggttgctctacactggcgctattactatggccttgaagccacctttctcttctctttattactaccctggattatcgggatttgaggccttaccacggcgtcgctccctccatggtctttcctacccatgggtatcggggagcgacactgtgattgccttgcttttgtgacacttggccttggcgacgccttctaccttggcgacgccttctcttggcgacgccttctttcttggcgacgccttcttcttggcgacgcttcctttCAGCGACGCCCTGCCTCggcgatgcttgcacttggcgtttcctcacctaggcggcgccttatgttgactttgaccccggcgttgactttgaccttgactttgtcaacgcccggatacgggacggtacacaagccccccagtcttaagctgaagacttgtcttcagcgcaaagactaaggtctcgcccacgccatccacgtgtcaccctggtgacgtgtcattctttgCTGACCTAACACTTCTCGAActattgacgtgacattctctgaaccatgggggtgcccttaatggctgattggacaccctctgaagcggggaaggtaacaccttttggggccacgcttaatcacgtgccacgtggctcatcacacggTTTAAGCTAGGGCGTTTGCTGAGCCAAGAGGAGCAGGAGGAGGTTGCAggggtgatttcacgccacttgaatgctttcgcatggtctgcctcggatatgcccaacatcgaccctgatttcctatgtcatcaccttagcatggacgccacggtccgcaccgtgcgccaaagaaggagaaaatttaatgaagagaggcaactggtggtaagggaagaaacgcagaagctgctgagtgctggtcatatcagggagattcaataccttgaatggctggccaacgtcgtcctggtgaagaaggaaaatgggaagtggaggatgtgcgtggacttcacagacctaaataaagcgtgcccgaaggactcgtacccactgcccagcatcgacgcgttggtggacagCGCCTCCGGTTGCAATATACTTagcttcttggatgcattctcgggatacaaccagatcaaaatgcacccgcgagatgagagtaaaattgcgttcatgacggagaccagcagttactgttacaaggtgatgccttttgggctaaaaaaacgcgggcgccacctaccaaaggctgatggacaaggtcctagcgcccatgttaggaaggaatgtgtacgcctacgtggatgatatggtagtaGCGTCGAAGGATAGGGCACAGCACgtggcggacctggaggagttgttcgtcactatatccaagtaccgcctcaagctaaaccccgagaagtgtgtcttcagggtagaggccggtaagtttctaggtttcatgctcacggagaggggaatagaggcgaaccccgacaaatgcgcagtaatcatcgccatgcgaagcccgacgtcagtaaaggaagtgcagcagctgacggggcggatggtggcgctctcaaggtttgtttctgctggaggagagaaggggcacccatatttctagtgcctcaagagaaatagtcgttttgcatggactgatgaatgcgaagcggctttcatcaagttgaaagaatacctggcgacgccaccggtcctctgcaaaccggtagcgggtgtgcccctccggctgtacttcGCGGTGACAGAGcgagctatcagctctgtgctggtccaggagcaggaccagattcaaaagcccatatattttgtgagcaaggccttacaaggcgcggagacgagatactaggcgctggagaaggcagcgttggccgtggtattttcggccaggaggctccgccattacttccacagctttacagtggtggtgatgacgaacctccctatacgAAAGGTATTGCAAAAACCTGACGTAGCGGGgaggatggtgcgctgggcggtggagttgtcagaatttgacatccggtatgagcccagaggatccatcaaagggcaggtg
The sequence above is a segment of the Phaseolus vulgaris cultivar G19833 chromosome 2, P. vulgaris v2.0, whole genome shotgun sequence genome. Coding sequences within it:
- the LOC137810628 gene encoding uncharacterized protein; translated protein: MATLAPGIVLKLLNGLNTGVKPTSEHRSSLLQVTDIVPADLDEKNLIPKQGFYIKVSDSSHSIYASLPSDQNDVVLSNKMQLGQFIYVDCLEPGSPVPVLRGAKPLPGRHPLVGTPEPLLGLRAQKPSSVPRRGSWGNNGGGGDGVSVSSPMVFKPVNLDFDQCTPVKARNGGFQHVAMSSPLVRGKVGREGTPVSAVRCSVGGGLLAKMSDVKGESPALMRKSCVLLSSNGKFSRSKSVSEREHRIPAASPFKSAEKKSGTPPPRLKNARVGASSGDANCQNHNLDSNFTFQPQSQSTTNSAFDNCNNLSLPVNLPGKLSSLGKEAVQQREVAQKIALQALRDASATETVVRSLKMFSNLCKSARSDAPAACFERFLEFHNEIVQAVNEMVSIQAATSASELSQKPEKQEPQVLHEVVENYDHSGNSESNLSKRRGTLYKSMAVIPEKHEQKANTGRPLRSSTNQKEILEKKGSTPFTKMPLEPIIENDENKKPGGSCNLSNTIKLGKQIETEAGNWFMEFIEKALETGLKKTKDASDVRKVPQSLILKVMNWVEVEQYHSNKRPSHPKAAQVARKLRIKMKNP